Below is a genomic region from Flammeovirgaceae bacterium SG7u.111.
CAGATGGGGATAGAAGCGATGACACCAGAGACGGTAAAGCAGTACCAGAAGGAGGAACGGTCACTTATAGCCAATAGGATTAAGGCTTCTTATAGTAAAATAAAATCGTTGGTAGGTTCAATGAAGCAAGACCACCTTGCCCCTCCAGAAAATGTAGTCACCCTTAAAACGGAGCTAGCAGAGTATTATCACGACAAACGTTTCATCCAGTGCAAATCTATGGGTGATATTATGGAAAGAAGCCTGAGTTTATTGTTGGAATAAAAGTAAAGCCCTGCCTTTATAGATTGGCAGGGCTGAAAAATGTTCCTCTGTTGTTTTTAATAACCGCTATCTTGAGTGGCAGAAGCTTTGGGCTTTTCGCCTAAAAGCTCGCCTATAATAGCTGCTGTTGCCGTAGCTCCTATTCGGGTTGCTCCTAGCTCAATTGCTTTTCTGGTGGCTTCTAATGTGCGTAGGCCGCCCGAAGCCTTTACACCTACTTCTGGAGCAGCATGCTTACGCATCAATCTCAAGTCATCTTCGGTAGCTCCTACATAAGAATATTTCCCATCTTTTCCTTTGGCAAAACCAAAGCCAGTTGATGTCTTTACATACTCTACCTTGTTTTTGCTGCAAAGCTCACAAAGCTTTATTTTGTCCTCGTTCTTGGTGACATAATCAGTCTCAAAAATCACTTTAAGGATAGCATTGTGCTTTTTGGTTATGGCAGAAATGGCGGCAATTTCGGAATCTATGTAGTTCCAGTCTCCTTGCAAGGCTTTTCCAATGTTGATTACCATATCGATTTCGGTTGCCCCTTCTTCAATTGCTTTCTTTGTTTCAAAAACCTTTACTTCTATAGTGTTACTTCCATGCGGAAACCCAATTACTGTACAAACGGGAATGTTAGTTCCTTCCAATATTTCTGCAGCAAGTTTTACCGCATAAGGCTTGATGCATACAGAGGCAACATCGTATTGTTTAGCAACTTTCAACCCTTCTCTCAGGTCTTCGTCCGTCATGGTGGGGTGTAGGAGCGAGTGATCTATCATTTTTGCAATTTTTTTGGCTTCGTCCATTGGTGTTTTGGTTTTTGTGTAAAAAACAGATTCGATATGTTTTCAGTGCCCTTGCAAACATATCGAATCTGTTTTGGGCTTACAAATATGAATTTGGGTAGTATGGAAATACAAAAAGACTCGGAGTAAAACCCCGAGCCTTTCTACCTCTCTAACTTAAAACACTCATTGTATTCTGCTATAAAACTTTACTTTTTCTCTCTTGCTTGTTACAAATATGTGCGCAATGCAGGTTTAGGCATATTCTAAACTGGTGAGCAGGAATTTTTTCTGATGAATAGGGATGAAAGGGGGATGAAACAAAATAAGAGTGGGCACTCATTTATAAATAAAACAGCATCGAGAGGGGAGTCACGATGCCGTTTTGAGTAAATTTGAATTTCGGTTTTTTAATAAAGAGTATCCATCATGTATACATATTGATTTTGGTTAATAGCCCATTGCGGTAGCATCACCTGTTCTCTTGTTGTCTGCCGCTCCTTCTAGGCTACCATCTGGTCGTACAAGAATAGCCTCTGTTCTGCCAAGTTGGGAGGTGAACCTTAGGGCATGTCCTTTCTCCCTCAGCTCATTGGCTACAAGGCTGTCAATCGCACCTTCTTCCACTACAATCCTGTCGGGAAGCCATTGAGAGTGCACTTTTTTTGCATCAACGGCTTCTTGCATAGTCATTTCAAAATCAATTACATTCACTATATTTTCATAAATGACATTGATAATAGTGGATCCGCCCGGTGTGCCTAATACCAAGTATAATTCTCCATTTTTTTCGACAATCGTAGGGCTCATGCTGCTGAGCATTCTTTTTCCAGGAGCTATCGCATTTGCCTCTCCTCCGACCAACCCAAAGATATTAGGGAAACCAGGCTTCAGGCTGAAGTTATTCATCTCGTTGTTGAGGAAAAAACCTGCTCCATCCACCATCACTTTATTTCCAAAATATGCAACCAAGGTGGTAGTGATAGAAACAGCATTGCCTTCTTTATCTACAATAGAGAAATGAGTCGTTTCAAGGCTTTCTATCTTATCGACCTTTCCTGCTTTAATTTCCTCTGAAGGAGTAGCTTTGTTCAGGTCGATGTTTTCATTTCTTGAGGCGATATATTTATCATCTAAGAGCATGTCGATTGGTACATCATAATATGCTAGGTCGCCCATGTATTCAGCCCTATCTGCATAAGACCTTCTTTGTAGCTCGGTCATAATGTGGATAGTCTGAGCAGAGTTGTGCCCTAAGCCCTTGAAGTCGTAAGCATTGGACCCTTTTAAAAGTTGGGCAATGATGATCCCGCCACTAGAGGAAGGCGGCATGGAGATTATATTAAAACTATCACGGTAGTTGGCTTCAATAGCCTCCCGCCAGACAGATGTATACTCCTCAAGGTCTTTATGAGTGATGATGCCCCCTCCTTCTTGCATCTCTTCTACCAGTAAATCTGCTGTTTTTCCTTTATAAAAACCGTCCTTTCCCTCATCCCGTATTCTTTTTAAGGTCTCAGCTAGGTCTTGTTGGACTAATTTCTCTCCTGCTGTCCAAGTAGAATCTTTAATGAACACCATATCAGGATCATTCCATTCTTTGAACTTTTCCATGGCATTGTTAAAAGTAGAGACATCATATTCGGATGTTACAAACCCTTTTTCTGCCAAATTTATCGCCGGTTGTATCAAGTCCTTAAAAGGCAAATTGCCAAACTTTTTGTAGATCTGATCCATGCCATCGACCGTTCCAGGGGTGCATGCTGCCAAATGTCCGTAGAGTGCCTTGCTGTTTAAAACGGAGTCGTTTTCATCTAGAAACATGTCCCTGAATGCTGCCGATGGAGCCGATTCTCTAAAGTCTAATGCGCCTTTTTCCCCATTAGCAGTTCTGTAAACCATATAGCCACCCCCACCAAGGTTTCCAGCTTTAGGCAATACAACGGCAAGTGCATATTTGACTGCAATGGCGGCATCAAAAGCAGAGCCGCCGTTTTTGAGTACCTCCAGACCTACTTTGGTTGCCAGCGGGTGGGCAGTGACAACCATTCCATTTGCGGCAACCTCGCCTTCATTAGGCTTTTTGGCAATTTTGAGTTCTTTTAGGTCAATTTGGTCTTCTCGTTTAGTTTTTTCTTGGCAAGAGATAAGAAAAACCATGCATAACCCAATAACCAATACATTTGAAAATTTAGACATAAGTTTATGTTGACTGATGAAAAGAATGAGAAATACGTTCATAGTCCTTACCTGTTTGGTAAAGGTCTCAGCGTTGTTTTCTATTGGTAATGGAAGGGTTTGAAAGCTTATATGTCCTATTTGTAAGGATGCTTCCAGGTTGTTTAATTAAGATGTAATGGGGAAGGATGAGGTTTTTACGTGGGTAAATCTATCATTAATTCTATTGAATAGAAGAAATTATTGTAGAATTATAAGGGAGTCTATCTTCTTTGTTTTTTTACGTTCTTACTATCAAGCGGCGTAATCCAAAAGAACAGGTTAGAGCGATTTTGGGAAAATAGTGAAACCGAAAGGATATAAAAAAAGCCCAACATTTCTGTTGGGCTTGTGATCCCGCTGGGGCTCGAACCCAGGACCCTCTCCTTAAAAGGGAGATGCTCTACCAGCTGAGCTACGGAATCTAATTTCTTTGTTCTGGTCGACTTACTATTTAGTGCTCACGAGAAGAGTCGAACTTCCACGGGATTGCTCCCACCACCCCCTCAAGATGGCGTGTCTACCAATTCCACCACGTGA
It encodes:
- the deoC gene encoding deoxyribose-phosphate aldolase; its protein translation is MDEAKKIAKMIDHSLLHPTMTDEDLREGLKVAKQYDVASVCIKPYAVKLAAEILEGTNIPVCTVIGFPHGSNTIEVKVFETKKAIEEGATEIDMVINIGKALQGDWNYIDSEIAAISAITKKHNAILKVIFETDYVTKNEDKIKLCELCSKNKVEYVKTSTGFGFAKGKDGKYSYVGATEDDLRLMRKHAAPEVGVKASGGLRTLEATRKAIELGATRIGATATAAIIGELLGEKPKASATQDSGY
- the ggt gene encoding gamma-glutamyltransferase → MSKFSNVLVIGLCMVFLISCQEKTKREDQIDLKELKIAKKPNEGEVAANGMVVTAHPLATKVGLEVLKNGGSAFDAAIAVKYALAVVLPKAGNLGGGGYMVYRTANGEKGALDFRESAPSAAFRDMFLDENDSVLNSKALYGHLAACTPGTVDGMDQIYKKFGNLPFKDLIQPAINLAEKGFVTSEYDVSTFNNAMEKFKEWNDPDMVFIKDSTWTAGEKLVQQDLAETLKRIRDEGKDGFYKGKTADLLVEEMQEGGGIITHKDLEEYTSVWREAIEANYRDSFNIISMPPSSSGGIIIAQLLKGSNAYDFKGLGHNSAQTIHIMTELQRRSYADRAEYMGDLAYYDVPIDMLLDDKYIASRNENIDLNKATPSEEIKAGKVDKIESLETTHFSIVDKEGNAVSITTTLVAYFGNKVMVDGAGFFLNNEMNNFSLKPGFPNIFGLVGGEANAIAPGKRMLSSMSPTIVEKNGELYLVLGTPGGSTIINVIYENIVNVIDFEMTMQEAVDAKKVHSQWLPDRIVVEEGAIDSLVANELREKGHALRFTSQLGRTEAILVRPDGSLEGAADNKRTGDATAMGY